One part of the Humulus lupulus chromosome 9, drHumLupu1.1, whole genome shotgun sequence genome encodes these proteins:
- the LOC133800713 gene encoding uncharacterized protein LOC133800713: protein MKGSFAEKLYSESLKLSKIELDSTSSAQNQVLDSLDSNQDASLLDDDSSWNGSDVELDKSSDLDREWQRRRDQFHTIGYRDGVIAGKEAAAQEGFNIGFKHSVSVGYNWGVGRGVTSALALLPEGLKEKLVETEEKRTQFQKLYKSVQSLSTNDALKLFNDTVVAKRNTEEVGNAEISSTEQCSDRNQLERYYKELQSLLLGSPSINVQLRE, encoded by the exons ATGAAGGGAAGTTTTGCTGAAAAGCTTTACTCAGAAAGCTTAAAGTTATCAAAAATAGAATTGGATTCTACTTCAAGTGCACAAAATCAAGTTTTGGATTCTCTAG ATTCTAATCAGGATGCTTCCTTGCTTGATGATGATTCTTCATGGAATGGTTCTGATGTGGAATTGGATAAATCATCTGATCTGGACAGGGAATGGCAACGGCGACGTGACCAATTTCATAcg ATTGGATATCGAGATGGTGTTATAGCTGGAAAAGAAGCGGCTGCACAAGAGGGCTTCAATATTGGATTTAAGCATTCTGTTTCTGTTGGATACAACTGGGGGGTTGGTAGAGGGGTTACCAG TGCGCTGGCCTTACTTCCAGAAGGATTAAAGGAAAAATTGGTTGAAACTGAAGAAAAGAGAACCCAATTTCAGAAATTGTATAAATCAGTGCAATCTCTTTCAACCAACGATGCTCTTAAACTGTTTAATGATACTGTTGTGGCTAAAAGAAATACAGAAGAGGTTGGAAATGCTGAGATTAGTTCAACAGAGCAATGTTCAGACCGAAATCAGCTAGAAAGATACTAtaaagagcttcaatcacttcTTTTGGGATCTCCTTCAATCAATGTACAGTTAAGGGAGTAA